A part of Desulfomicrobium baculatum DSM 4028 genomic DNA contains:
- a CDS encoding radical SAM protein yields MNAREYGPIFNYINWITEERARLATQERARLLQTPGVSVSCLGTKIHHGPLSPGCRQCSGLAWSCLFISGRCNGRCFYCPAPQNMDDPPMSGSVPFHHAQDYADYVRFFGFGGASVSGGEPFLDFDKSLAFVQALRRTCDPALHIWLYTNGILVTEDKLQKLAAAGLNEIRFDIGATDYDLKFARQAAGIVATVTVEIPAVPEEAGRLETLLPELTAAGVSHLNLHQLRLTPHNARHLLEHDYTYIHGPKVTVLESELCALKLVAHAAAHKLELAVNYCSFVYKYRFQAAASRGRFGVLLLENGELLTDSGHIRTAATTAAATRPGSEPPVPGEEDSLETNQASSPTYAAAFVRPLANPEFAHREISVSAGFTVFLERHPARPTAGAAASAPVADPDIAGLYQPSLEESCEWIAPGLGVYF; encoded by the coding sequence ATGAACGCTCGCGAATACGGACCCATCTTCAATTATATCAATTGGATTACAGAGGAACGCGCCCGGCTCGCAACCCAGGAGAGGGCCCGGCTTCTGCAAACTCCGGGCGTCAGCGTGTCGTGTCTTGGCACCAAGATCCATCACGGCCCGCTGTCGCCGGGATGCCGGCAGTGTTCGGGGTTGGCCTGGTCCTGCCTTTTCATCAGCGGGCGCTGCAATGGCCGCTGTTTCTACTGCCCCGCGCCCCAGAACATGGATGACCCGCCCATGTCCGGAAGCGTGCCGTTTCACCACGCCCAAGACTACGCCGACTACGTCCGCTTTTTCGGATTCGGCGGGGCGAGCGTCAGTGGCGGCGAACCGTTTCTGGACTTCGACAAGAGCCTCGCCTTCGTCCAGGCCCTGCGCCGGACCTGCGACCCGGCGCTGCACATTTGGTTGTACACCAACGGCATTCTGGTCACGGAAGACAAGCTGCAAAAGCTTGCCGCCGCCGGGTTGAACGAAATCCGTTTCGACATCGGCGCCACAGACTATGACCTGAAATTCGCGCGCCAGGCAGCAGGCATCGTGGCCACGGTCACGGTGGAAATTCCGGCCGTGCCGGAGGAAGCCGGACGCCTTGAAACATTGCTGCCCGAACTGACGGCGGCCGGCGTTTCGCACCTGAACCTGCACCAGTTGCGTCTCACTCCGCACAATGCCAGACATTTGCTCGAACATGATTATACATACATTCACGGCCCAAAGGTCACGGTGCTCGAATCTGAGCTTTGCGCCCTGAAACTCGTGGCCCATGCGGCCGCGCACAAGCTGGAGCTGGCCGTCAATTATTGCTCCTTTGTCTACAAATACCGTTTTCAGGCCGCGGCAAGCCGAGGACGGTTTGGAGTGCTTCTGCTTGAAAACGGCGAATTGCTGACCGACAGCGGCCACATTCGCACTGCCGCGACGACTGCGGCCGCCACACGACCGGGCTCAGAGCCGCCGGTCCCGGGCGAGGAAGATTCGCTCGAAACAAACCAAGCGAGCAGCCCGACCTATGCGGCAGCCTTTGTGCGCCCCCTGGCCAACCCGGAGTTTGCGCATCGGGAGATATCTGTCTCGGCGGGATTTACGGTCTTCCTGGAACGGCATCCCGCCCGACCAACGGCAGGCGCCGCCGCTTCGGCCCCCGTCGCCGATCCGGACATAGCGGGCCTTTATCAACCCAGCCTGGAGGAATCCTGCGAATGGATCGCGCCGGGACTTGGGGTGTACTTTTGA